Proteins found in one Candidatus Cloacimonadaceae bacterium genomic segment:
- the ffh gene encoding signal recognition particle protein: MFDSLSEKLDKIFRNLKGRGYLTEQNIKDSMREIRLALLEADVNFRIVKNFVLEVEKRALGAEVAKSLTPGQQVVKIVHEQLVALMDTEGFEFKVYDNKLTKVMMVGLQGSGKTSTCAKLALLYRKKNIKPMLAACDVYRPAAIEQLKVLGKQIDIPVVFEDTKDIIKIAESALKQAQQQFANLLIFDTAGRLHIDKDMMNEVARLKAYIKPDYIFFVADSMTGQDAVIVAKEFYDKLAFDAVILTKLDGDARGGAALSIKAVTERPVAFVGIGEKVGDLEIFYPERMASRILGMGDVLSLIEKAEEATDAEENEKLARKLIKNQFTLNDFLKQLQSIKKMGSFESLIRMIPGLSSKLPADLKIDENAIKHVEAIIQSMTDKEREKPDILNGSRRLRISKGCGRSVMEINRLLRQFEDMKKMMKKITGGKSVKELEKMMGK, translated from the coding sequence ATGTTTGACAGTCTCTCTGAAAAACTGGATAAAATATTTCGCAACCTCAAAGGCAGAGGATATCTCACCGAACAGAACATCAAAGACAGCATGCGGGAGATCCGTCTTGCACTTTTGGAAGCCGATGTAAACTTTAGAATCGTTAAAAACTTCGTCCTCGAAGTGGAAAAACGCGCGCTCGGAGCCGAAGTGGCAAAATCTCTCACTCCGGGACAGCAAGTAGTCAAGATCGTGCACGAGCAATTAGTCGCGCTGATGGATACCGAAGGTTTTGAATTTAAGGTCTATGACAACAAACTCACCAAGGTAATGATGGTGGGTCTGCAAGGCTCTGGCAAAACTTCCACCTGCGCCAAACTGGCTCTTCTATACCGCAAAAAGAACATCAAACCGATGTTGGCGGCTTGCGACGTCTATCGTCCCGCTGCGATCGAACAGCTCAAGGTTTTGGGCAAACAGATCGATATCCCGGTGGTCTTTGAAGACACCAAAGACATCATCAAGATTGCTGAAAGCGCACTCAAACAAGCACAACAGCAATTTGCCAACCTGCTGATCTTCGACACCGCCGGGAGATTGCATATCGATAAGGACATGATGAACGAAGTGGCACGGCTAAAAGCTTATATCAAACCGGATTACATCTTTTTCGTGGCGGATTCCATGACCGGTCAGGACGCAGTCATCGTCGCCAAAGAGTTTTATGACAAGCTTGCCTTCGATGCGGTGATCCTCACCAAGCTGGATGGCGATGCCAGAGGCGGTGCGGCGCTTTCCATCAAAGCGGTCACCGAACGCCCGGTCGCCTTTGTCGGCATCGGTGAAAAAGTGGGCGATCTCGAAATCTTCTATCCCGAAAGAATGGCATCGCGTATCCTCGGAATGGGCGATGTGCTCAGCCTGATCGAGAAAGCGGAAGAGGCAACCGACGCGGAGGAAAACGAAAAACTCGCCCGGAAATTGATAAAAAACCAGTTCACGCTAAATGACTTTTTAAAGCAATTGCAGAGCATAAAAAAAATGGGCTCGTTTGAATCCCTGATCAGGATGATTCCGGGGCTCAGCAGCAAACTTCCGGCGGATTTGAAGATCGACGAAAACGCTATCAAACACGTGGAGGCGATCATCCAATCCATGACCGACAAAGAACGCGAAAAACCGGATATCCTCAACGGCAGCAGACGCTTGCGCATCTCCAAAGGTTGCGGACGCAGCGTCATGGAGATCAACCGCCTTTTGCGCCAGTTTGAGGATATGAAAAAGATGATGAAGAAGATTACCGGCGGGAAAAGCGTGAAAGAACTCGAAAAAATGATGGGAAAATAG
- the rpe gene encoding ribulose-phosphate 3-epimerase produces MKDIQIAASLLSADFGRLAEELKALELAGAEIIHLDVMDGHYVPNLSFGFPVIKRVRELTDLPLDVHLMVTNPAMCIEPLSEIGVQWISFHQECDYHAHRLVNFIRNKGIKAGLALNPAVPVHSLVAILAELDFVLLMSVNPGFSGQSFISSILKKCKVLKSHIENAKLDTLIEIDGGVNNENSAALIEAGADILVSASYIFSSADYGAAIRNLRSEGKK; encoded by the coding sequence ATGAAAGACATACAAATCGCGGCATCGCTATTGTCCGCGGATTTTGGCAGATTGGCGGAAGAGCTCAAAGCGCTTGAACTTGCCGGAGCGGAGATCATCCATCTGGATGTGATGGACGGGCATTATGTGCCCAATCTTAGCTTTGGATTTCCAGTGATCAAGCGGGTGCGCGAGCTGACCGATCTGCCCCTTGACGTTCATCTGATGGTCACCAATCCCGCCATGTGTATCGAGCCGCTTTCTGAAATCGGAGTACAGTGGATCTCATTTCACCAGGAATGTGACTATCACGCCCACCGGCTGGTCAATTTCATCCGCAATAAAGGGATCAAAGCGGGTTTGGCGCTCAATCCGGCAGTGCCTGTTCACTCTCTGGTAGCGATTCTGGCAGAGCTGGATTTTGTCCTGTTGATGAGCGTCAATCCTGGTTTTTCCGGTCAATCCTTCATTTCTTCGATCCTGAAAAAGTGCAAGGTCTTGAAATCCCACATCGAAAACGCCAAACTGGATACGCTGATCGAAATCGATGGCGGGGTCAATAATGAAAACTCAGCCGCACTCATCGAAGCTGGAGCGGATATCCTCGTCTCGGCATCATATATCTTCAGCAGCGCGGATTATGGAGCCGCGATCCGCAACCTGCGTTCCGAAGGCAAGAAATAA
- a CDS encoding DciA family protein codes for MSFNSINRICSRIVLSLAGEKYRSFIILYSKWRDIVGDLLAERSHPIKFQKSILYVGVQNNSWMQELILHKQTLLVQCRQYINEELTDIIFVIRS; via the coding sequence ATGTCCTTTAACTCCATCAATCGTATCTGTAGCCGCATCGTTCTCAGTCTCGCGGGTGAAAAGTATCGCAGTTTCATCATCCTATATTCCAAGTGGAGGGACATCGTCGGAGACCTGTTAGCGGAGCGTTCGCACCCGATAAAATTCCAAAAGTCCATCCTCTATGTGGGGGTGCAAAACAATTCTTGGATGCAGGAACTAATCTTGCATAAACAAACTCTGCTTGTCCAATGCAGGCAATATATCAATGAGGAGCTGACGGATATCATTTTCGTGATCCGCAGTTAG